GACCCGGCTGACGGGGATGGCGCTCTGGGCGCATGTTTCCGAAAAGGTCGATGCCGCCATCTGCGAGCAGATCAACGCCAATGTCTTTCCCGTCCACCTCAAGCCGGCCGACTGGGACAGCGGTTCGATCAACTGGATCCTCGACATCATCGCGCCCGACACCGCTTCGGCCAAGCAGGTCGCCCTGGTGGTCCGGGACATGATGCCGCCAGGTGATATTCGCGTACATCCAGCCGCAGCCCGCGCCATCGGTGATGCGGGCATGAAGGAGATCACCCGGGCGCCCCGGACCGAAGCCGCGGAGTAGGCACTGCACCCAAGATCGTTGACAGCTGTCAAAAGCCTGCCCGTGGAAAAATGTCTGTTCCTGATTTTTTGATACAGCTTGGGGCTTGCATCAAATATCGCTGACCCGGCTCTGACTGTAAGGTCGCAAAAGCATCAGGAGAGACAACATGTATGATTGGG
This genomic window from Nitratireductor basaltis contains:
- a CDS encoding toxin-activating lysine-acyltransferase; this encodes MSPHPNTAAKLETSARDGHSPGDDPAAEIVRMHDALGKAVLLMLGQQRYRWLGLGELERVAINPLIKNRIAIVAHGGGEGQPTRLTGMALWAHVSEKVDAAICEQINANVFPVHLKPADWDSGSINWILDIIAPDTASAKQVALVVRDMMPPGDIRVHPAAARAIGDAGMKEITRAPRTEAAE